One region of Gorilla gorilla gorilla isolate KB3781 chromosome 15, NHGRI_mGorGor1-v2.1_pri, whole genome shotgun sequence genomic DNA includes:
- the HAUS4 gene encoding HAUS augmin-like complex subunit 4 — MASGDFCSPGEGMEILQQVCSKQLPPCNLSKEDLLQNPYFSKLLLNLSQHVDESGLSLTLAKEQAQAWKEVRLHKTTWLRSEILHRVIQELLVDYYVKIQDTNVTSEDKKFHETLEQRLLVTELMRLLGPSQEREIPPLLGLEKADLLELMPFSEDFVWMTARLQQEVEEQLKKKCFTLLCYYDPSSDADSETVKAAKVWKLAEVLVGEQQQCQDAKSQQKEQMLLLEKKSATYSQVLLRCLTLLQRLLQEHRLKTQSELDRINAQYLEVKCGAMILKLRMEELKILSDTYTVEKVEVHRLIRDRLEGAIHLQEQDMEKSRQVLNSYEVLGEEFDRLVKEYTVLKQATENKRWALQEFNKAYR, encoded by the exons ATGGCATCCGGGGATTTCTGCTCACCTGGAGAAGGGATGGAAATACTTCAACAAG TGTGCAGCAAACAACTTCCTCCTTGTAACCTGAGTAAAGAGGACCTGTTACAGAACCCATACTTCAGCAAGCTTCTCCTGAATCTCTCACAGCATGTGGATGAGAGTGGCTTAAGCCTCACCCTAGCAAAGGAGCAGGCTCAG GCATGGAAGGAAGTTCGACTGCATAAGACAACATGGTTGAGGTCTGAGATTTTACATAGAGTCATTCAAGAGTTGCTTGTGGACTACTATGTGAAGATACAAGACACAAATGTAACTTCTGAGGACAAAAAG tttcATGAGACCCTTGAACAGCGGCTGCTTGTAACTGAACTGATGCGGCTCTTAGGTCCTAGCCAGGAGAGGGAGATACCTCCACTGCTGGGGCTGGAGAAAGCGGACCTTCTGGAACTCATGCCATTCTCAGAG GATTTTGTGTGGATGACGGCTCGGCTACAGCAAGAAGTAGAGGAGCAGCTCAAAAAGAAATGTTTCACTCTGCTCTGCTACTATGATCCCAGTTCAG ATGCTGACAGTGAGACCGTGAAGGCAGCAAAGGTGTGGAAACTCGCAGAGGTCCTGGTGGGTGAGCAGCAGCAGTGCCAGGATGCCAAGAGCCAGCAGAAGGAGCAGATGTTGCTGCTGGAGAAGAAGAGTGCTACTTACTCCCAG GTGCTTCTCCGCTGCCTCACTTTGCTGCAGAGGCTTCTTCAAGAACACCGGCTGAAGACTCAATCCGAGCTAGACCGCATCAATGCCCAGTACCTGGAAGTCAAGTGCGGTGCTATGATCCTTAAGCTGAG GATGGAGGAGCTAAAGATTTTGTCCGACACTTACACTGTTGAGAAAGTGGAAGTTCATCGTCTGATTAG GGACCGTTTGGAGGGAGCCATTCACCTACAGGAGCAGGACATGGAGAAGTCAAGACAGGTCCTGAACTCCTATGAGGTCCTCGGGGAGGAGTTTGACAGGCTGGTGAAAGAGTACACCGTACTCAAGCAGGCAACAGAGAACAAGCGGTGGGCCCTCCAGGAGTTCAACAAAGCCTACCGTTGA